Proteins found in one Nitrospirota bacterium genomic segment:
- a CDS encoding Dabb family protein — MIKHIVMFRLKESALGKGKEDNLQELKTLLESLSKKIPVVKCLEVGINIGASASASDIALYSEFDDMQALEAYRIHPEHVKVVEFIEKICSERRVADFEV; from the coding sequence ATGATAAAACACATAGTAATGTTCAGACTAAAAGAATCAGCCCTGGGCAAGGGTAAAGAAGATAACTTGCAGGAGTTAAAGACATTGTTAGAATCCCTTTCGAAGAAAATACCTGTGGTAAAGTGCCTTGAAGTAGGGATAAATATCGGTGCATCTGCCAGCGCCTCTGATATAGCCCTCTACTCTGAATTTGATGACATGCAGGCACTGGAGGCTTATCGCATACATCCTGAACATGTTAAGGTAGTTGAGTTTATCGAGAAGATATGCTCTGAAAGGCGAGTCGCAGATTTTGAGGTGTAA